The Zerene cesonia ecotype Mississippi chromosome 9, Zerene_cesonia_1.1, whole genome shotgun sequence DNA window TAGCATATTTAACGTTCTTATGGAGTTTCCGTTAACATCTGATGAAATTGTTGCTAAAAGAcagagatattttaaatatttaaaagagagACAAGCAttgtactttaaatatttaaatgatacatCAATTGAGGAATCGAAGAGACAAGCATCAAAACGGAAGAAAACTTCACTGACGTCTGTGAGAAGTAAATCCAGCAGTGCAAGGAAAGAAAAAGACACGCGACATTTTGCTACATTGATGATcaatgatgaaataataagaGCTGAAATGTTGGCAAAGCAAGTTTTAGGCCCTTTCATAGATCCATTTCAACCCGATTGTATTAGGTGTAAGGACGAACACACTTTCTGTCTGGGAAACATGGTGCTATGTTACTTAAATCTATcgtacaataatttatcttacatatctataaaaaCCTTGTGTGAGGTTCTAACACATCAGAAGAGTATAAGGAAGCCACCTCAAActggtttaattaaaattgtaatagacGGAAATAATATTCCAATGAGATGTCctgaatatttttgtgttagcGAAATGTTGAGCAAAATATATCAGGAAACCATGCGACTGAAACGCcaatctataataaaataatttttgttttgatagtACATActataggttatataaataaaataaaaatatttattgcttgaaataaatttttattcatgtatttaCAACGGCACATTTCTctaatacattgttttatttaataaaatcatagagaactatttacatgaaaatatcttacacaatagattttttgtaCTTTAACAGTTGAACACTAGTCTGGGTAACTTTAGGTcagtattattacatttaagaaGGTGATGAAAAGAGAGAAATAAtaccatattatattctaGAGAAAGCTATTTCTACGACTAAAAAAATTGCTAAGAATATCtcataaacttaatttatagcACGATTACAAGGAAAATATACAGCACCAACATTTTCATTTGTCAACGTGCTTACTGGtttcataaatacttttaagatTCTGGCAGTTGGAAATATAAATCTAAGTCTTTTGTATTAAAGTTTTCTAGCAACCTGGTTAATTTCTAGGAGGAAGATATTCTCTGTTTGGTGGTTGAACAGGATAACCTGTATTGGTTGGGCTTTGTGGTCTAGTAGTTCCCGTTGGAAATCCAGGTCCTGATGGTCTGCCTGTTGGATATCCTCCTGTGGGCCTTGAACCAGGATAGCTGGGAGTACTCTGATATCCTGGATAGTTTCCTTGTGAAGGACTTTGTTGACCGGTTGGTGTTGGGTATCCGGAACTTTCAGGATAAGATGTTGACGGTCTTTGTCCAGGGCTGCTTGGATAGTTGCTAGGGCCAGCACTGGGATATGAACCTTGATGTCCTGTAATTCCCTGATAACTCGGTGTTGTTCCTTGAGGAGTTTCACTTCCTGGGTATGATGATGAAGGTCCCTGGATTCCAAAATTATCTGGGTAGTTCGTTGATTGGCCTGGGTAACCTGATTGACCCTGTGGGCCTTGATTTCCAGGATAAGAAGTTTGTGACTGACCATTAATACCGGAAGATCCAACAATAGAGTAGTCGTAAATATTTGCATTCAAATCATAAAGGCTTAAGGCTGAATCACAGTCAAACTGATTCCACCAGACACAAACAAAGTATTCTTGGGAAAAGATGGTGCCGTTGGGGCAAAGGAAATcgtatgtaatgttatttgaaCAAACATGGAAGGCTTGACAGCGTGTTTCTACGTCAGCATAGTAACCGGGATAACGTTGAGCATCGCAACGGAAAGATGTTTCTGGAACATAAGATAGAATAGGGTAATCTTTATCAGGTTCACCGGGAATCGCTGAATAATCACCTCCTTCATAAGCGCCATTGTCGAAACCAGGTCCAACTGGGCCAAAACCTGGTCCGAAGCCAGGACCAAATCCACTTGGTCGACTAGGTGACTGTCCTTGTCCTGGATAATTTTGACTAGGGTAATTGTTGCCGGGTTGTTCTGCATAGGATGGTCCAGAAGGCCCTACTGGACCTTGACCCGGGTAATTTGGACCTGGGCTAGAAGGACTTTGACCTGGGTAAGCTTGGCCAGGTTGTCCTGAAGGACCCTGACCAGGGTAAGTTTGACCAGGTTGTCTTGAAGGTTCTTGACCTGAATACGTTTGACCAGATTGTCCGGATGGCCCCTGACCAGGGAATGATTGACCAGGGTAGCCTGTTTGAGGTCTATCATAGCTTGGGTAAGTAGAGGGGCTTGAAGGGTATCCAGGTGTTGTTCCAGCGCCACTGGTAGGGTATTCATCGTGCGATCCACTGGGATAGGAAGATGGGGTTGAGCTTGGGTATCCACCGGTAGGGTAACTTGGGCGACCTGGTGATGTACCTTGACCGAACGGTTTTCCTGGTTTATTGTACTCATATCCGTTCTGGGCAATCGCCACTGCCAATAGTACTGCAACAAAAAGgtagtatgtaataaatactgaCTACTTCATTAACAATCTCAGCGGTTCGTTTGAATTGAAGAACTTTAAAAGTATCTatcaaggtttttttttttattttcatagattATTGTCACCAGACCATAAAAGCGCAATAATCGCTTGAAATTTTTACACTAAGAGCTATATTTCACACTCGTCTTTCTCACACATAAACAcggatattttaattactatacaAGTCGTAGATATACATTACAATAGTCTTGCTAAATGGTGTAAGAATAT harbors:
- the LOC119829020 gene encoding calcium-binding protein P-like isoform X1 gives rise to the protein MLRLSTFCLLLAVAIAQNGYEYNKPGKPFGQGTSPGRPSYPTGGYPSSTPSSYPSGSHDEYPTSGAGTTPGYPSSPSTYPSYDRPQTGYPGQSFPGQGPSGQSGQTYSGQEPSRQPGQTYPGQGPSGQPGQAYPGQSPSSPGPNYPGQGPVGPSGPSYAEQPGNNYPSQNYPGQGQSPSRPSGFGPGFGPGFGPVGPGFDNGAYEGGDYSAIPGEPDKDYPILSYVPETSFRCDAQRYPGYYADVETRCQAFHVCSNNITYDFLCPNGTIFSQEYFVCVWWNQFDCDSALSLYDLNANIYDYSIVGSSGINGQSQTSYPGNQGPQGQSGYPGQSTNYPDNFGIQGPSSSYPGSETPQGTTPSYQGITGHQGSYPSAGPSNYPSSPGQRPSTSYPESSGYPTPTGQQSPSQGNYPGYQSTPSYPGSRPTGGYPTGRPSGPGFPTGTTRPQSPTNTGYPVQPPNREYLPPRN
- the LOC119829020 gene encoding calcium-binding protein P-like isoform X2, with the translated sequence MLRLSTFCLLLAVAIAQNGYEYNKPGKPFGQGTSPGRPSYPTGGYPSSTPSSYPSGSHDEYPTSGAGTTPGYPSSPSTYPSYDRPQTGYPGQSFPGQGPSGQSGQTYSGQEPSRQPGQTYPGQSPSSPGPNYPGQGPVGPSGPSYAEQPGNNYPSQNYPGQGQSPSRPSGFGPGFGPGFGPVGPGFDNGAYEGGDYSAIPGEPDKDYPILSYVPETSFRCDAQRYPGYYADVETRCQAFHVCSNNITYDFLCPNGTIFSQEYFVCVWWNQFDCDSALSLYDLNANIYDYSIVGSSGINGQSQTSYPGNQGPQGQSGYPGQSTNYPDNFGIQGPSSSYPGSETPQGTTPSYQGITGHQGSYPSAGPSNYPSSPGQRPSTSYPESSGYPTPTGQQSPSQGNYPGYQSTPSYPGSRPTGGYPTGRPSGPGFPTGTTRPQSPTNTGYPVQPPNREYLPPRN